The Myripristis murdjan chromosome 11, fMyrMur1.1, whole genome shotgun sequence genomic sequence GATCAGCCTCAGTGCCTTTCATTTCTTATTTGAAGCATCCTTCTAGAGAACTTCCGTTTTCCCTTGGCCCCCATTCACAGGGAGCTTCAGGTTACAGGTGACACCTGAGGCAGGTGGGAATTTGGTGTCTTGGTCAAGGACACTTACAGGGAACACAACAGGGTAAATGTTTGCTGACATGGGTGCCTCAGCTGAAGGACTGTGTCTTTCCAACCACACCACTCTACTGCCCAAACCTAGGGATGGTAACTCTGCCGAAGTCTGTGCTTAAgaaaccccaaaacaaactAGTAGTTAAACAATGCTAGCAAAAGTTCCTTGCCTCGCTGTATTTACACAGCTCCTAGGAGCAGGATACTCAAATGGTGTGGCTTTTCTGTTTACCTTGTCATACCAGCAGCGGATACTGAGCTGTCCACAGAGGCAGTTACTAGATGAGCAGTCGTCTGTACAGCTACAGTGCTGAAGAAAAGATAAGGGAAGCAATGAGATTTATTCGTTATTACAGATAATATATcatagctctgtgtgtgtttaagtgagagagagcaggcaggtCAAGACTAATGGAGATTACAGCTTcaatgagaaaaacagagacactCATGCACATTTTACCTGTAAGTGTGTGATGTTGCGGTCTATGTTCATTGCAGAAGTTTCACAGTTCTCTGAAACATATTTATAGTCTGAAGGGCAGTCCTCGTCATCCACTGCATTCACACAGGGGATGGGCACGTTCTCATAGCCCTGTGCAATGTCACTGGAACAGGTAAGAATGGtgttaaaacaagaaaaagggaAATCTGAAAGAAGAGAAGGCTCATAACTCAAAAACAAGGTAACCTGAGACCCTATACATTCATTACTGTAGACAGAATCTGAAACAGCTCCTGACGGTTCTTTTGTAGAAAATACTAACAAATGACCCCAACCTGCAGATGATCCTCTCCGTCCGAAGCACGCGATTGGTTATCCCTCGTCGCAGCTTCCTGTTAATCTGGAGTGCCACCCACACCGGCGTATCGACTCGTGCCAGGCTGAGAGGCGTATCTCCTTCCCTGTTCATGATGTCGATATCTGCCCCTCTGGAGAGGAACAACCTGTGGACAGCGGTGACACAGAGATCAAGATCACGCCCAATCCAACAGCGCCTTTTAATTCATCATTGAAACAGAATACAACGAAAAGATCATGAATTCATAGCTTCAAAACATTCATATTATGGTTTACATTCACTTAGGCATTTGCTTTCCTCCCCATTTGAATTACAACACTTATAAGGAGGGAAACCAAATAGTGGTGGGTGGTGTTATGGCAAGAGTCCTGCACCACATGCGGTTTAGCTTTGTGTTTCACTCTCCCTGGACAGTCACTCACGTAACACAGTCCTCGAAGCCCTCCCTGGCAGCGATATGGAGTGGTGTGTCTCCGTGCATGTTGACAGAGGACAGGCAACAGCCGGCGTTCAGCACCAGCTCAGCGATATCCACACTGCCTGCAAACGACGCCCAGTGGAGACACACGTTCATCTCCTGCAGGGGAAGGAGGATGGAGACACGGGTCTTCAAAAGTAATCCGTGAATTTTAATGGAAATAAATTGCAGTTTTGCCCCCTTCTAATACCAGCTGATATAACATAATGGGGATTCTATCTATGCCCAGTCTATAAAAGATTTTAATCTCTTTTGTTCTTAACACCTCACAGCTTTGTGCATTTTCAGATGCAGCAATGGCAGCTTGTTTAGAAATAGAGGACATACTGCCAAGTTAGCATGAGTAGCAACAGttgaaacagacaaaaacagaacagcatCTAACAGAAACTCAAATTTTATCAACAGAAAGCAGATGTCACAGTGTTTGATTGCCAAATTATTTGTGGGAGGAGCAGTGCAACAACCACCACAAGCGGAGACTGCTCAGCACCAAacctcacaaaaaaacaaaataaaaacaaaagcaagaaTTCTTCAGATTGCAACCTAAATCAGAGCTTGAggttaaaaacagaaacaatccaggaaaaaaaaaaaatagaccaaaCGTCTCCCTCAGTGTCCAGCATTTCAGTCCACCTGTAAGGAAGTGAAAATGTTGTGTAGGAGCAGAGAAGTTTCTGTGCGTAGTGGTGACTGACCTTGTCCCTGATGGTGACATCAGCTCCTCTGTTCAGCAGAGCTCTGATCACATCGACATGTTTGTGCTCAGCAGCCCAGATGATTGGCGTCCAGCCACCACTGTCCTGATATTGGCAACATCATGGAGAAGAGTCAGATGCCTCTTTTTTCATATGGTAAAATCACTCTATAATACACTGTTTGTCTATGGGAAGCCCTTAACTTGAATTAATTCTAATGGGACATTGTGATCAGACGCCATACAAGTATGTATAAATCAGGCATTAACCTAAATTTTAGTGTGTCATGGTCTAAATGTTATACACCCTGCAAAGAACAAAATACTAAGGGAagaaaatacttttatttttcattaattacTAGCAGCTTCAGTCTAAATGTACTGGCATGGGTATCATTTGTCAAAAAATCCATACATGCAAAAACAGCTATGAGAAATGGAAACGGAATAAATGAATTGACAGTaatgcaaaaacaagaaaacaagaatctTCAATAAGACATATGGATCCACAATAGTGACATCCTGGCTCTTCACTCACCTGTGCGTTGACATCAACCTGCCCCGTCTCCAGCAGAAGGTACACAATTTCCAAGTTGCCCAGCTTGGCTGCATGGTGGAGACCGGTGTATCCGTCGTCCTCCTGGGGAAGAGGGACAGGAACatgagaagagagacagaacacatttaaagtGTGGTTTAAAGACTCTCGTTTTTGAAGACTAAAATccttatttttaaaaaactccTAGTGTGTAACTGCCATTGTATTTGTTGAAATTTTACAAACTGACAGGCACTCACAGCATGATAGACAGAGGCACTGTTCTGGACCAGGTAGCGAGCCACCTCCACATGGTTGTTGATGATTGCCTCTAGCAGAGGCGTCCTCATGGCCTTGTCCTGGGCATCCACTTTAGCACCTGCCTATCAGTGCACAAGCAAAATATAACCTTTACTCTAATGCGCAACATGTGTAAAACATCAAGAAACACTTTATAATGTAAAACATGGAGCCTTGTCAAACTCACTAATGATGTGTTCAATCTCTCACCTGCACCAGCATGTAGCAGATCTCCAGCAGGCCTCTCTGAGCTGCAGCGTGCAGAGCAGAGCGCCTGTTCTGAGAGTCAGGCTGGTACGTGGGATCTATGCCCtccactggaaaacacacacacaaacacacacacacacacacacacacacacacagtgtttcaataaaacaaaatctgaaccGTTCTAACATGATCTGGTTGTGTGATCAGCAGTCAAGAGGAGCATACATATGCGCGTGATCAAACGCAGATGACGTGAAGTTAGAAGAAGCACCATCATGAGACCCATTTGTTTCCGACTGCGCAACACTGGCAGTCTCTTCAAACACACATTACAAAGtgcagtaaacaaaaaaagtgattttggcACTCACTCAGCATGAGAAGAACTCTCTGCGCCTCGCCTTGCTTGGCAGCAGGGTAGAGCTGGCGGGGGTGGAACCTCAGCTTCTTCCTCCTGTCcaataaacaaaacagtctAAACTCATCCTTGAAAGTCCACTGAAACAGAGACTTAGTTGAAATATCTGAGTTTAGCTTGCAGTTATACTATAACTGTGTGATACATGTTTACAAAACTTGTTTTAATAAAGATTTTCCACAACCTAGAGCTGCTCggattgatgttttttttttttttagatgataTCAATGACTACCACTGGTACAAACAATGCGTGGAAAAAAGGTACTTTTCCTgaacaaatggagaaaaattcAGCACCAGTTCAATAGGAGCAGGAGCAAGGAACAAAAGTAGGGCTTCTGCAAAAGTCACATCACTCATCAAGACAAACTGAGGATGTCCCACACACATTATGTCAATAGAAGACTAATTTTAAGTCTAACCTCTCAGTGTCCTGGGTGAGAATGGCCTTCTGCAGCGCTGCCCTGCTCGGCCCGGGAGGAAGAGCACTGGGGCAGATGGGTTTGCCATTCGGAAGGCAGATGGAAGGCCCCACGCTGTCCACTCCCCCCTCTCCTGAGGCTATAGGCTGGGGAGGCTGCTCCACCTCACGCTTTATCACTCCATGACTGCGGATACGAGCGCTGGAAGAGGCAGGGAAAGAGGGAGCCAATTTTTTCATGGGTTACTCAGCTCAAACCAGTCAACAATCAACCTTAATGTTTTTCTGTCGAATCCTCGTCGTCGCCATCCTCTCTTACCTGACGGGTCTCTCTGGCTTCTTCCCGTCCTTCATGCCTCCTGTGGAAGCCGTGAGGGAGGGCGCCGTCAGgacagggggagggagggatggagtggtggtggaggaggccgACATGGTGACGACGGTCGCTGCTGAGGCGAAGGGGGGGATGGTGACCTCCTGGGCCTCCGAGGCATCTTCACCGCAGTGGGGACAGAAAAGCATGCCGCCGCCGTTTGCCCTGCTGCGCCCTCCGCCCAGCACCGTCACGCAGCCCCGGTGGAAACGGTGAGCGATGCGCTGGTCTGGGCAGCACTCCAGAAAAGTACcctgaaagagaaaaggaaagcagGACACAGAGGTCAGCGTTaccaaaaatacataaatgtgaGTTTCAAAGGCAACTCCTAAAAAAGTCTTATCCAGTTTCAATGCTACAACAACATCCAACAGTAAGTTCTTGTTAGGGAATTAATAATAAGAATTTTTTGAGGCCGATACAGATGTAAGAATCAGACCAGAAATACAGATGTAAAACAGGTTCAGCATTTAAGTCAGTTTTAAGATAACTGTTTTGTAAACTCAAGGTTAAGTAAGTTTTATTCTGTTACAAATTTTAAAGTTGTATTAGAGACAAACTCCTagaaaaaaatggcataaaGTAACAAATTTCAGAATCAGCCAAATTTGTGGaataaaaatacttttcagATGGATCAATACTGATATGCTGCCAATATATTGGTCCAATTCTAGTTCTACTGCAGTCCTCAGTCACAGAACTCAAGAGTATCAATGAATATACTGTATTAAACACAGAGTATTTTTCATAGTGATAGCCAAAGGTGGCATAAACACTTACCGCTATGCAGAAGTATCCACATCCGGGACAGCAGTGGTGTTTGACCATGTGTGAGCGATGGTTCTCACAAAGCACCATGAGGGGCACGCGACTGGACGGCCGCATTGTCTCCCCTTTTATAGTCGTACTGGTACAGGCCCTTAgctggaaaacacagcagaggcaAAAAAACTGGCATTAAGTGACTAATGAAGAAAGTGGGTCACTCATTACCAATGGTACTGATTAAGAATCCTATGGTAATTTAGTGCTTTGGGCAGTCGAACTCACTTTCTGCCCCTGTTGAAGGTTATGGTTACCTATAAATGCCAATTTTCTTAATCtatatgtacatgtacacaTTTGTCAGTAGAgacaactcaaacacacaaaagcgaACACAGACCTCTCCATTGATGCTCTCAGTGGCCATGCACTGTCTGCTGATGCTGTGGCTGGTGCTGTCGACACGAGGAGCCTCCATCCTGCAGCTGCACAGAGGAAGCTCCTCCAGCCGCTCCGTGTCTCCTGCATCACTTCCTTCTACAGAGAAGACAGTGCCTTACTGTCATatttgagcacacacacaggattgtCATATCAAACAGGGAACCCCCCAGGGTTCTCAAAGTTAAAtctaagactttttaagacctttttaataCCACTGAGAGTGAACTTCAACGCCAACTTCACAGCCATACTGTCAAAAGTTTGAAGGATATACTGGAAAATCAGTATGAATTTTAAGCCCTAGCAACTACTTATTTGCCAAGTagttgaattttattttattataatattcaCAGGCGTATTTAATACACAATGTCtttgtgaggtgtgtgtgtgtgtactctaataacataacatgaaaaaGATGGCATCAcagatgcccccccccccagggTCTCCGTGGCCTCACATGGCACCTTTTGGTAATAAAAGCTCCTATTTGAATTGTGGTAGATTAGGATCGGAAAGTTCAGCAATCCACTCTTATTGTGCAGTGAAAGTGTGTGCCAGCTGAGTGTCACTAGACACAAGAGCCTACAGTCTTCAGTCTACAGTCTTGGCCGCAATCTGCTTGTTCAGGTTGTTGAGCTCAGCCAACTTAGTAGCAAGGTgcattctgttttctttcctgaCAACGGACCGAGCTCAAGCACACTGCATGCTCCAGAGAGTAAAGCAAAACACTGATGTGAACAGCTCCTGGACTGCTGTAGCATCCAGGTCACACCAAACAGAGCAAATTGcaatgttacacacacacaaaacacttttataTATTTGACAGTTAATTATGATATTGCAGCATTTATTCAATACCACAATAGGACAAGAAGATATTTTTAGACCTTTGTAAACCAAATTCAATACTTTCAAGGCCTTATTTTGAGAATATTACGGTAAATTCAATTCTTTTTAAACACTTGTAAGACCCTGCAGGTGACTTGATTAAAACACAGATGCACTGAAAGGTAGAGAGAACATGCTCAGGATTGTTGCTACCCAAGAAAAAGCGGCGCTTGAATGACTGCTCCCATTTACTGCATTATGTATTCTTTCATATTGTATATGTATATCAAACTTATGTTAAACTACACAGAGCAAATTTCGTATTTCAAATAGGCCTACAAATATTTACAGTTCAACTTGTTACTTGTGTTCCTGTACCTTACATGCATCTGCCCATAAATTAAACCATAAGTAGAGAAAAATGCAATATTCAGAGTACATACTTCCATATCAAATACAACACAGCCAGCCTAAATATTGTGCAAACACTGCAGATTATAGTGACATATTTCCATCATAAACTTACCATGATGAGGTGAGAGTGTCAGACTGTCTGCAGCAGCGATGTCTAAGGCACCCAAGGGGACTTCTGTGTATTCACTGGCCTTTTCAAGAGAACCTGCTGCTTCTTCCACTGATGAGGACAAAGCAGATACcagatgacaataaaaataccATATGACTTAACTGGAATGTGCTATCGTTCACCAAGTTACAGCGGCTTACTTTCATGTTACATTACTTTCAAACTAAGTGCACAATAATATGGATAACATCTCTGGGAGAAAAGCACCGTTTCAAAACTCTGTAGATCAAACTTCTATGGTGTCTCTCACCTCCAAGCGTCTCCACCTCATCAgcggtgtctctctctctgccctggcctgactgttgccatggaaactcgGCGGTTCCATTTTTACTCTGGACCCCCCTCTGTGCATCAGACTCTGAACTCTGCAGGGGAGACATTTGAGCTGAATACcaaaaattttgtttttatctatgGCGCACAGGCTGGAAATGCTGCACGCTTAACGGTTTAGCTTTGACTTAACTAAATTTCCACTGAAATAACTTTATAGGTTATTCTAACTTTATAGGGTATTCTAGGTCAACATGGTGCACAAATAACTTTTTCACTATTCATATCAGCTACACACTGAGCAACATGTAGAGAACAGAGACACCAGCTCCCctaaataaatcacaattaaATATTAGCCAACCTTATGAGACATGACATCCACAGGTGCAGACAGCACTGCAAGAGTTTAAATGCTAGTTTAAGCTCTTACCTGTGTAGTGGTATTTGCTACTTCATACAAGTATAATAGCTCCTCAAAGTCTGACCTGTCAACCCCTTCCCTGGTGAGAGCACATGCGCTTCACGGGTAGTGATattctccaaaatgaattgTGTGTCTGaccaaacaaataacaaaatttgaGCTGAAAAGgtattttgaaggatgcacaactgcacatgtttatttatttcaagcCCTCTtgctggtggaactactttgtctcTGTTGCTGTCTCTATTGCACAGTGACACCAAAACtaagtagttccaccagttgGCAAGCAAGAGGGCTGGCATCAATAATGAAGCTCCGACAAAAGCGTGTTGTAGATCactcaacacattttttcagctttcagtGACgactcaaaatcatgttgtttacTAGGCCTAATCTACTTCATTTTGAAGAGGAACACTCCTGTTGAAACGCTCATTCTCACTTGTTTGGAGTAGCAAATgccactatatgggtaagaatcagAAGTATCACTGTAAAAGGTAAAGTAAGAGGATAGTGTGGCtactatgtaaaaaaaaatgcacaacagcAGCCAGAGAACACATCGattttgcattgtttatgtGATTTAAGATATcactgtttttgcttgtttgtttttattatagttGTGGTAAAACTGCTACAGCGCCACTAATTTACAATTTGTCCAAGTGCTCAGTTCAGTACAGCAGGGCTGTAGAGATACATTTGTTTAATGTTACAAAGATAAGGAAGCACACTGTTTTGCACTGATTACACCCCAGAAATAATTCCaattttgttcaaaatattgTGCGAATACTGATTCGTGAACCCCGTATCATGAATTGAGTGACTCGTTACACCCCAAATTAAGATACAAGTAACGATCAAGCTAATAAAACTGAGAGAACTACTCACATGATCTGACACCTTCACTGATCCCTCAATATCCTTAGCCTGTGGCCGTGCTTCTGATGCACAGTCTTCAGACTGCAAGAACAAATGAAGTTTAAATTACAGAAGACATACAGCCCGCAACAAATATAACAAGCCACAAATATAAACACCTGTCCCTTTTTACATAAAACAGCTATGCCACATATTAAGGTACAACAGTATTCAATAATACGTGCTTGTTGGCTATGGGTGGTTACATTCAGTGGACAATAAGCAAATGAAAGCCTTGCACCTTGTCTGAATCCCGAGTGGATGGACTGAAAACTTTCACTGGCTCAGCTGCCTCCTCCACCGAGTTGGAGGTGCTGCTCTTCACCGGGCTAGGCTTGTTAAGAGGCTCCACCTCTTTATGGAATAAACTTTCAACCTGAGTTTTAGGAGAAATCAgaaatttgcattaaaaaaaaacacattcaataaCCCAGGTACCCTTTATTATACCGTATAAACTTATTATGTACCATCAAAGACAGCGATACGTTCCTTCCCTGGCACTATTCCTTAACATACCAAAGTATATATTACCTTCTGGGCTTTGTCTGGGACTTTCTCAGCCTTCTCAGGTGTGCTATCGGATAACAGGCCCAGTTTTCTCCTTTTTGCAGCTGTTGGGAAGTAGAGAAAAACCAAGCAATGCAACACAAACTATACaaaagaatatgtttttttcctacATAAAACTATGTCACTGTTTTATATAGGTGAACAACAGTGTTAACATTTGAGTTAATATGAATATGGTATCAGATTTAGCCACTAACCAGTTTCACCATCTGAAGCAAGGCAGGCAGAAGGTCCTGAAGGAATAACAGGTACAATTGGTGCCTCAACACGGCTTATCTGTACAACAAATACTCAGTGACTCAAACGGCCATGAAAAGATTGCACAACAAAATAAGAGAATCATTTACATCAGTGTCTGTCAGAAAGCCCAATCtttcagcattttaaaatgcactttCAAGGGCGCTTTGTGGTTCAAAAGTTAGAAAATATCATCTGCAAGCGCAGGGCACAGCATCAAATGCCATGCAACAACAAGATAGAGCCACCAGTGAAAATTTAAGCACTCAACTCAATGGGAACTTCTATGTTTTAATTCAATTGCCTTTTTCGTACTGTGTTATTCCAGTGAGGTCTTGCAGAAGATGTTTTGGGCTCACCTGCATGGGTGGGGGCCTGTTCATGGTCTTGCGGGCCCGGTGGATCTTTGGCGGGGCAGTTGAGACAGAAGGAGCGGAAGAcgctgtggaggaagaggaagaggaggtagGAGGAGCAGGTGGCAGGACTGATTTACTGCTGCTGGGCCCAGAAACACTCATCTTTGCTCGGCCAGGAGACAAAGCCGAAGAGGTagagggaaaggaggggagtgatgaggaggaggtcGATGCAAGGGACTTTGCTGCGTGTCCTATAAGAGGAGGACAAAATATATCCTTTCAAGtcattgtattattattattactactatgaTTGGATACTTAACTGCTCAGAAATGTGTCTAGCATCATTACTGCATCCATAAAACCAGATATTTAgaaaagcatgcaaacacattaaaatgccaCAATCCACATATATACATGTAAGTACATCTAAACATGTAAGTACATTTAAAGTGTCATAGCCTCACATACAAAGCgaacacacataaatgcatttaaacacaGTAAACTGGCAGTTTCAACACCTCAAAgtatttattatcatcatcattatcctcCTTATATAAAGTAAGTAAATATAAAGTAATTAAGTTCAACAAATTGTACAATAAACTAAAATTctcacctgcaggagctttgTTTGATGGGGAAGAGGGAGGTGGTCGCTTCTCGCTCTCCTCTCCAATTTGGGAACCATCTTTTCCAGGCTGCAGAGACATCTCACCAGCGGGCGCTGTCTCCTTGGCAACCACAGATGTGTTGGAAGCTGCCTTACCTGGCAAATGTTTTAGAGTTCTCcatcaattttaaaaaacagtgtCGAACATGGAGCAGAAATCTGCAAATAATGTCTGTTACTTTGGGTGAGGatgcttgtgcatgcatgtcagtTTTACACAAACTCCTTCAAAGTGATCAGACAACAAAGTGCAAACGGTTCACATGTTCTCTGCTTCACTTAGCTACAGACATACCTTCTTTTGCTTGATTTGCTCCCGCTAACAAATCTCCTCGTGTTTCTGAGGCATTTTCTTCCAGAGGCTCCTAATGGgtgacaaacaacaaaaagtggCATGTGGAGAGAACATGAAACAATTATCCATCCCTTTAACAAGAAACTGATGTTCAAGCTGACAGAAAATAGGCAAAGAATCTATTTTTTCACTGCGGTTTGCATCAGTGCAAGAACACAATCTGACTCGAAAAACCTGCCAAAGAGACCCCAAGAGAGTGCGACACTTTGGGTGCTGTGGCCGTCATGTGATGACTGTTCACAGCTGCTTGAGTGAGCGTCAATATGATGTACCCGGGAAATGATACCTGAGATGTGCGGCATTTTTCTTGACAGTGCATCTAAAGAAAATGAGATGTAACTGGAAACCACTGAACTGACTGATGCATATTTTTTCAATCAATAACTTTTGTTGTGAAAGCTTACACACCAATAAGATTTAGCTATTCATAATCTGTAACCTTTGCAAACCAAAGCAAGGAGAACCAAATAGGGCCAACAAAAGCAATCTGCATCACGATAATATCAAGTGATCAATTTTTACATTCTCAAAGATCTGCCATTCACCCTGTTTGAAATTAATGAGAGTATTCAAGAGCAAGAGCTGATATCACAAAAGGAACATGAAAGGAGCGAGTGCCTGCTTCATGATTCTAGCTTTAAACAACAAgaaatccctcctcctcctcctggaatTACACCAACAGCTGGTCCCTGTCCCCTGTAAACTGACCTGACGCCCCATGAGGAAAAGGAAATAACAGAGACTTTACAAATCTGGCAGGGCCCAAATGGTCCAGGTCCTCAAATGTTGTCATCACTCATGTGAGGGAGTAAATGAGATGACCAAGTTTAACTTTTGGCTCCTGAGAGGATGCAGAGGACAACAAAATAGCTTCTAACTGCCTTCTTCACATTAGTGAGAGATACCACCCAAAACTGATGTTGCTAGGGACTCACTAGGTGACTTTCCCTTTGACTTTCGATCTTTTCCTGCATTCACACAGTCATAAGAAAGTCCTGCAAATCTTAAGGACCTTACAGGCCAAACGGTGATCTAGCAAGACACTCCAGCAACACAGTTTTAGTGCTCCTAGGACTTGCAAAGACTGCAATAACAAAGCCAATAACAATGCAAACGGAAACAGATGTTGAAGCAGCTGTTGTGCGGTGTGAGAGGACGGTGATAGAGGGGAGATGAGAATGGCAACAGGAAAGGGGCATGTCTTTTGGTTAGAGAAGGGACAAtatgaaaattcaaaatgaagaTGACTGAGCAATTTCACCacccatttttctttctttctttcttcttttttttttttttacagtactgTTAATTGGTAATTACTAATACACACTGAGCATGCTTTGTATTGACAAactatttgcaaaaaaacaacaacaatgcaatATGTTAACATATGAAACGACACGACACAAGAACATCAAATGCATTGTGGATGATTACGTTTTGTTGATCTACCTTTAACATCCATTTAGGAACTTAAAGTCGTCCAGCTAACAAAAGGTAAAATATAATTTGCATACAGGGATCTATATCACAGGGTGCATCAAACCCTTTTAATCCTGATACTTAATGCATTTTCTATCATGTATCACGCAAATAATGCATCCTGGAGGATCCCTTTAATGTGCGTCTGCCTGATTTGCGCGTTTTTATTTCCCAAGTCAGGTTTCAACCAATGGCGATCGTCCAGGGACGGCTTTTCTGACAGATTCGGTTTCCCGCTCACCATCAGCCCGTCAGACAACCACCCTCAGGCTGTAAGTGTGCTCAAAGGCAAGGCAGCTCATTCTCCCATGTAACAAACATGTACCAGGATGAACTCCTGGCTCTGTAAATGTGGATAAAAACGTGATAGTCCGCTCGGTCAGGTGGGAAATATCTCCTAAGTGGAGCATGTTTCAGAGCTGAGACGCGCTCGGCACATGCGCACATCAGCTCGCTGGCTCTCAGTCAGAACTCAATTCAAGCCAACAAACAAATCAGAACAAGGCTATAGTCAGTAAAATAAAACGAAATTAagattttttacattgtttgcCCTCTCTTTGGTCAGAGGAAGCCGTAATAACTAGAGTGTTTGTGCAAAATGTCTCCTGGGTTAACCAAACTGAGACGGAGGACACCTCTAATGATGCGACAGAAAGCGC encodes the following:
- the ehmt2 gene encoding histone-lysine N-methyltransferase EHMT2 isoform X1, giving the protein MTGIHSAFIKFFGLSALFNGDSRETRKTGNGMEQMAGGIKPAAGTWQPWLTYNYVDARRGGNMSASETTTKEPLEENASETRGDLLAGANQAKEGKAASNTSVVAKETAPAGEMSLQPGKDGSQIGEESEKRPPPSSPSNKAPAGHAAKSLASTSSSSLPSFPSTSSALSPGRAKMSVSGPSSSKSVLPPAPPTSSSSSSTASSAPSVSTAPPKIHRARKTMNRPPPMQISRVEAPIVPVIPSGPSACLASDGETAAKRRKLGLLSDSTPEKAEKVPDKAQKVESLFHKEVEPLNKPSPVKSSTSNSVEEAAEPVKVFSPSTRDSDKSEDCASEARPQAKDIEGSVKVSDHSSESDAQRGVQSKNGTAEFPWQQSGQGRERDTADEVETLGVEEAAGSLEKASEYTEVPLGALDIAAADSLTLSPHHEGSDAGDTERLEELPLCSCRMEAPRVDSTSHSISRQCMATESINGELRACTSTTIKGETMRPSSRVPLMVLCENHRSHMVKHHCCPGCGYFCIAGTFLECCPDQRIAHRFHRGCVTVLGGGRSRANGGGMLFCPHCGEDASEAQEVTIPPFASAATVVTMSASSTTTPSLPPPVLTAPSLTASTGGMKDGKKPERPVSARIRSHGVIKREVEQPPQPIASGEGGVDSVGPSICLPNGKPICPSALPPGPSRAALQKAILTQDTERRKKLRFHPRQLYPAAKQGEAQRVLLMLMEGIDPTYQPDSQNRRSALHAAAQRGLLEICYMLVQAGAKVDAQDKAMRTPLLEAIINNHVEVARYLVQNSASVYHAEDDGYTGLHHAAKLGNLEIVYLLLETGQVDVNAQDSGGWTPIIWAAEHKHVDVIRALLNRGADVTIRDKEMNVCLHWASFAGSVDIAELVLNAGCCLSSVNMHGDTPLHIAAREGFEDCVTLFLSRGADIDIMNREGDTPLSLARVDTPVWVALQINRKLRRGITNRVLRTERIICSDIAQGYENVPIPCVNAVDDEDCPSDYKYVSENCETSAMNIDRNITHLQHCSCTDDCSSSNCLCGQLSIRCWYDKDQRLLQEFNKIEPPLIFECNLACACYRTCKNRVVQAGIKVRLQLYRTEKMGWGVRALQDIPQGSFICEYVGELISDAEADVREDDSYLFDLDNKDGEVYCIDARYYGNISRFINHLCDPNLIPVRVFMLHQDLRFPRIAFFSSRDILSGQELGFDYGDRFWDIKSKYFTCQCGSEKCKHSAEAIALEQSRLARLEACPESGADLGMAMLGNS
- the ehmt2 gene encoding histone-lysine N-methyltransferase EHMT2 isoform X2, which codes for MTGIHSAFIKFFGLSALFNGDSRETRKTGNGMEQMAGGIKPAAGEPLEENASETRGDLLAGANQAKEGKAASNTSVVAKETAPAGEMSLQPGKDGSQIGEESEKRPPPSSPSNKAPAGHAAKSLASTSSSSLPSFPSTSSALSPGRAKMSVSGPSSSKSVLPPAPPTSSSSSSTASSAPSVSTAPPKIHRARKTMNRPPPMQISRVEAPIVPVIPSGPSACLASDGETAAKRRKLGLLSDSTPEKAEKVPDKAQKVESLFHKEVEPLNKPSPVKSSTSNSVEEAAEPVKVFSPSTRDSDKSEDCASEARPQAKDIEGSVKVSDHSSESDAQRGVQSKNGTAEFPWQQSGQGRERDTADEVETLGVEEAAGSLEKASEYTEVPLGALDIAAADSLTLSPHHEGSDAGDTERLEELPLCSCRMEAPRVDSTSHSISRQCMATESINGELRACTSTTIKGETMRPSSRVPLMVLCENHRSHMVKHHCCPGCGYFCIAGTFLECCPDQRIAHRFHRGCVTVLGGGRSRANGGGMLFCPHCGEDASEAQEVTIPPFASAATVVTMSASSTTTPSLPPPVLTAPSLTASTGGMKDGKKPERPVSARIRSHGVIKREVEQPPQPIASGEGGVDSVGPSICLPNGKPICPSALPPGPSRAALQKAILTQDTERRKKLRFHPRQLYPAAKQGEAQRVLLMLMEGIDPTYQPDSQNRRSALHAAAQRGLLEICYMLVQAGAKVDAQDKAMRTPLLEAIINNHVEVARYLVQNSASVYHAEDDGYTGLHHAAKLGNLEIVYLLLETGQVDVNAQDSGGWTPIIWAAEHKHVDVIRALLNRGADVTIRDKEMNVCLHWASFAGSVDIAELVLNAGCCLSSVNMHGDTPLHIAAREGFEDCVTLFLSRGADIDIMNREGDTPLSLARVDTPVWVALQINRKLRRGITNRVLRTERIICSDIAQGYENVPIPCVNAVDDEDCPSDYKYVSENCETSAMNIDRNITHLQHCSCTDDCSSSNCLCGQLSIRCWYDKDQRLLQEFNKIEPPLIFECNLACACYRTCKNRVVQAGIKVRLQLYRTEKMGWGVRALQDIPQGSFICEYVGELISDAEADVREDDSYLFDLDNKDGEVYCIDARYYGNISRFINHLCDPNLIPVRVFMLHQDLRFPRIAFFSSRDILSGQELGFDYGDRFWDIKSKYFTCQCGSEKCKHSAEAIALEQSRLARLEACPESGADLGMAMLGNS